A stretch of Plutella xylostella chromosome 10, ilPluXylo3.1, whole genome shotgun sequence DNA encodes these proteins:
- the LOC119693721 gene encoding chromodomain-helicase-DNA-binding protein Mi-2 homolog isoform X2: MASDEEVDGSFAGDEDVEEGEGQNENSGESDEVPPKEDDDYSPEDGRKKKKGKKRKARGEEKKGRKKKKKRKNESEEEEEFPAEDGAEGDSDYALSAMSSGKKSRKGRGSKHGTPGTPAASDSGSGMPTVEEVCSSFGLTDVDIEYSDADMENLTSYKLFQQHVRPLLVKENPKVPVSKLMMLVAAKWRLFSESNPNLGGGQGLGSEENTNTSATSDYVPSRGRPGRPPKEPKQEEVQDEPDEEDEEEASDEGTPAPKKRGRKARHSGATPRGKPGRKPKVPTLKIKFSKRKRTSSEEDPEGSAGANSDSDAEFEQMLAEAEEPKPGAPPAAAAAADAPAAKDDDVAAQPRKKAKTKIGNKTKRKKAKTKIGNKFPDGAEEPEHQDYCEVCQQGGEIILCDTCPRAYHLVCLEPELEETPEGRWSCPHCEAEPGQDQDDDDEHQEFCRNCKDGGELLCCDSCPSAYHRFCLNPPLDEVPDGEWKCPRCSCPPLEGKVHKILTWRWKEQGKSKAARSREFFVKWHERSYWHCSWISELQLDVFHPLMYRYYMRKYDNEEPPKLEEPLDERDGRVKRMKSKQTVDHDLQEKALEQQYYRYGVKPEWLIVHRVINHRTSRDGTTFFLVKWRDLSYDQSTWESEHEDIMGLKPAVEYYQDMRAYITSEGKSKGSKGKKAGRKSKNRDLDDDDSSGQQQRTHKYNPPPERPISNLNKKYEDQPPFVYETGMQLHPYQLEGLNWLRYSWGQGIDTILADEMGLGKTIQTVTFLYSLFKEGHCKGPFLVSVPLSTIINWEREFELWAPDLYCITYVGDKDSRAVIRENELTFDDNANRSGRPSKIKSQVKFNVLLTSYELVSIDATCLGSIDWAVLVVDEAHRLKSNQSKFFRLLAGYHINYKLLLTGTPLQNNLEELFHLLNFLNKDKFNDLAAFQNEFADVSKEEQVKRLHEMLGPHMLRRLKADVLKNMPTKSEFIVRVELSPMQKKYYKYILTRNYEALNPKGGGQTVSLLNVMMDLKKCCNHPYLFPVAAEEAPLGPHGNYDTQALIKAAGKLVLLSKMLKLLKEQGHRVLIFSQMTKMLDILEDFLEGEGYKYERIDGGITGTTRQEAIDRFNAPGAQQFVFLLSTRAGGLGINLATADTVIIYDSDWNPHNDIQAFSRAHRIGQANKVMIYRFVTRNSVEERVTQVAKRKMMLTHLVVRPGMGGKGANFTKQELDDILRFGTEELFKEDEGKEEAIHYDDRAVSDLLDRTKEGIESKESWANEYLSSFKVADYSTKEGDGDEEVDTEIIKQEAENTDPAYWIKLLRHHYEQHQEDQARSLGKGKRVRKQVNYNDGSVAQTDSTREDTTWQENGSDYNTDFSQPSDDDKEDDDFDEKNDNGDLLSRRSRRRLERREERDRPLPPLLARVGGNMEVLGFNARQRKSFLNAIMRYGMPPQDAFNSQWLVRDLRGKSERNFKAYVSLFMRHLCEPGADNADTFADGVPREGLSRQHVLTRIGVMSLIRKKVQEFEHINGYYSMPELVRKPVEPVKGAGGSAAASPAPSSATPLTSAAPSPAPAAAAPPATTDKEEKEEAKDADKPDAKEADKKDEPMDTSEVKEEKEKEKEKEIKEEEKEQDKEAEAKDSEAERRMSVDEEPPKVKEEKDKPEEKKVEKPEVDSTENIKEEVKDEAEKKEDAKSDKADSETSDKPDSKKDIKKDEDDDDVVLVKEEEDLKVERRKFMFNIADGGFTELHTLWLNEERAAAPGREYEIWHRRHDYWLLAGIVTHGYGRWQDIQNDLRFAIINEPFKMDVGKGNFLEIKNKFLARRFKLLEQALVIEEQLRRAAYLNLTQDPNHPAMSLNARFAEVECLAESHQHLSKESLAGNKPANAVLHKVLNQLEELLSDMKSDVSRLPATLARIPPVAQRLQMSERSILSRLAATAANPPPSAAQLATFPGGFSAGGSLPGFSPTAAQAANFANFRPQYSVPGQPPATATSNKS, from the exons ATGGCATCAGATGAAGAAGTAGACGGTTCTTTTGCAG GCGACGAGGACGTGGAGGAGGGCGAGGGACAGAACGAGAACTCTGGCGAAAGTGATGAGGTGCCACCTAAG GAAGATGATGACTACTCTCCAGAAGATGgaagaaagaaaaagaaggGCAAAAAGAGGAAGGCCCGTGGAGAAGAGAAGAAGGGtagaaagaaaaagaagaagcgAAAGAATGAGAGTGAAGAG GAGGAAGAGTTCCCCGCTGAGGACGGTGCGGAGGGCGACAGTGACTACGCCCTCAGTGCGATGTCTTCCGGCAAGAAGTCGCGCAAGGGACGTGGTAGCAAGCATGGCACACCCGGGACACCCGCCGCTTCCGACTCTGGCTCTG GCATGCCAACAGTAGAAGAAGTGTGCTCCTCATTTGGCCTCACAGATGTGGACATTGAGTACTCAGACGCTGACATGGAGAACTTGACTTCATACAAACTGTTCCAGCAGCATGTCCGACCATTGCTGGTCAAAGAAAACCCTAAG GTGCCAGTATCAAAACTAATGATGCTAGTGGCGGCAAAATGGCGGCTGTTCTCGGAGAGCAACCCCAACCTCGGCGGCGGCCAGGGCCTGGGGTCGGAGGAGAACACCAACACCTCCGCCACGTCGGACTACGTGCCTAGCCGGGGCCGCCCCGGACGCCCGCCCAAGGAGCCTAAG CAAGAAGAGGTTCAAGACGAGCCGGACGAAGAAGACGAAGAGGAAGCGAGCGACGAGGGCACCCCGGCGCCCAAGAAGCGAGGGCGTAAGGCGCGACACTCTGGGGCCACGCCGCGCGGGAAGCCGGGCCGGAAGCCCAAGGTGCCCACGCTCAAGATCAAGTTCAGCAAGAGGAAGCGCACTAGCAGT GAAGAGGACCCGGAAGGCAGTGCGGGCGCGAACTCCGACTCGGATGCCGAGTTCGAGCAGATGTTAGCTGAAGCGGAGGAGCCCAAGCccggcgcgccgcccgccgccgccgccgccgccgacgcgCCGGCTGCTAAGGACGACGATGTCGCTGCACAG CCGCGCAAGAAGGCGAAGACAAAGATCGGCAACAAGACGAAGCGCAAGAAGGCCAAGACCAAGATCGGCAACAAGTTCCCCGACGGCGCGGAGGAGCCTGAACACCAGGACTACTGCGAG GTGTGCCAACAAGGCGGCGAGATCATCCTGTGCGACACGTGCCCGCGCGCCTACCACCTGGTGTGTCTGGAGCCGGAGCTGGAGGAGACGCCGGAGGGGCGCTGGTCGTGCCCGCACTGCGAGGCCGAGCCGGGCCAGGACCAGGACGACGATGACGAGCACCAGGAGTTCTGCAG GAACTGCAAGGACGGCGGCGAGCTGCTCTGCTGCGACTCGTGTCCGTCCGCGTACCACCGTTTCTGCCTCAACCCGCCGCTCGACGAGGTGCCTGACGGCGAGTGGAAGTGTCCGCGATGCAGC TGTCCCCCTCTAGAAGGCAAGGTGCACAAGATCCTGACGTGGCGCTGGAAGGAGCAGGGCAAGTCGAAGGCGGCGCGCAGCCGCGAGTTCTTCGTCAAGTGGCACGAGCGCTCCTATTGGCATTGCAGCTGGATCTCCGAGCTACAG CTGGACGTGTTCCACCCGCTCATGTACCGCTACTACATGCGCAAGTACGACAACGAGGAGCCGCCCAAGCTGGAGGAGCCGCTGGACGAGCGCGACGGCCGCGTCAAGCGCATGAAGAGCAAGCAGACAGTAGACCACGACCTGCAGGAGAAGGCCTTGGAGCAGCAGTACTATAG GTACGGCGTAAAACCGGAATGGCTGATCGTGCACCGCGTGATCAACCACCGCACGTCGCGCGACGGCACCACGTTCTTCCTGGTGAAGTGGCGCGACCTGTCGTACGACCAGTCCACCTGGGAGTCCGAACATGAGGATATTATGGGATTGAAGCCCGCCGTCGAGTACTATCAG GACATGCGCGCCTACATAACCTCCGAGGGCAAGTCCAAGGGCAGCAAGGGCAAGAAAGCCGGCCGCAAGTCCAAGAACCGGGACTTAGACGACGACGACAGCAGCGGACAACAACAACGCACACACAAGTACAACCCGCCGCCAGAGCGCCCTATCAGCAACCTCAACAAGAAGTATGAAGACCAACCGCCGTTTGTGTATGAGACAG GCATGCAGCTGCATCCTTACCAGCTCGAGGGTCTCAACTGGCTGCGGTACTCGTGGGGACAAGGCATCGACACCATATTGGCCGACGAGATGGGTCTCGGCAAGACCATCCAGACTGTCACATTCCTCTACTCGCTGTTCAAGGAGGGACACTGCAAGGGACCATTCTTAGTCTCCGTGCCACTGTCGACAATCATCAATTGGGAACGTGAATTCGAATTGTGGGCTCCGGATTTGTACTGCATCACATATGTGGGTGACAAGGACTCCAGAGCCGTGATTAGGGAGAATGAGCTGACGTTCGATGACAACGCAAACCGCAGCGGCCGCCCCTCCAAGATCAAGTCGCAAGTGAAGTTCAACGTGCTTCTGACGTCATACGAGCTCGTGTCCATCGACGCCACCTGCCTCGGCTCCATCGACTGGGCCGTGCTGGTCGTCGACGAAGCCCATAGGTTGAAGAGCAACCAGTCCAAGTTCTTCCGTCTTCTAGCCGGATACCACATCAACTACAAACTGCTACTCACCGGAACTCCACTTCAAAACAACTTAGAGGAACTCTTCCATCTGTTGAACTTCTTGAACAAGGACAAGTTCAACGACCTGGCCGCCTTCCAGAACGAGTTTGCCGATGTCTCGAAGGAGGAGCAAGTGAAGAGACTGCACGAGATGCTGGGCCCGCACATGCTGCGGCGACTGAAGGCCGACGTGCTCAAGAACATGCCCACCAAGTCCGAGTTCATCGTGCGAGTCGAGCTCTCGCCCATGCAGAAGAAGTATTACAAGTACATTCTCACAAGGAACTACGAGGCTCTGAATCCTAAGGGCGGTGGACAGACCGTCTCGCTACTGAACGTGATGATGGATCTGAAGAAGTGTTGCAACCATCCCTATTTGTTCCCGGTGGCGGCTGAAGAGGCTCCGCTAGGGCCTCACGGAAACTACGACACACAAGCTTTAATCAAAGCGGCAGGCAAACTGGTGTTGCTGTCTAAAATGTTGAAACTGCTGAAGGAACAAGGGCACAGAGTGTTGATCTTCTCACAGATGACAAAGATGTTAGACATTCTGGAAGACTTCCTCGAAGGCGAAGGATACAAGTACGAAAGAATCGACGGAGGTATCACCGGGACCACGCGTCAGGAAGCCATCGATAGGTTCAACGCGCCGGGCGCTCAACAGTTCGTGTTCTTACTGTCAACTCGCGCCGGAGGTCTCGGTATCAACCTGGCCACCGCCGACACCGTCATCATCTACGACTCGGACTGGAACCCGCACAACGACATCCAGGCCTTCTCCCGCGCGCATCGTATCGGCCAGGCCAACAAGGTCATGATCTACCGCTTCGTAACGCGCAACAGTGTCGAGGAGCGAGTCACCCAGGTGGCCAAGCGCAAGATGATGTTGACGCATCTCGTCGTCCGCCCCGGCATGGGCGGCAAGGGCGCCAACTTCACCAAGCAGGAACTCGATGATATATTGCGCTTCGGTACCGAGGAGCTGTTCAAGGAGGACGAGGGCAAGGAGGAGGCCATCCACTACGACGACCGCGCCGTGTCCGACCTGCTCGACCGCACCAAGGAGGGCATCGAGTCCAAGGAGTCGTGGGCCAACGAGTACCTCAGCTCCTTCAAGGTCGCCGACTACTCCACCAAGGAGGGCGACGGCGATGAGGAGGTGGACACGGAGATTATCAAACAGGAGGCGGAGAACACCGACCCCGCGTACTGGATCAAGCTGCTGCGCCACCACTACGAGCAGCACCAGGAGGACCAGGCGCGCTCGCTCGGCAAGGGCAAGCGCGTGCGCAAGCAGGTCAACTACAACGACGGCAGCGTCGCACAGACCGACTCCACGCGCGAGGACACCACCTGGCAGGAGAACGGCTCCGACTACAACACGGACTTCTCGCAGCCCAGCGACGACGACAAGGAGGACGACGACTTCGACGAGAAGAACGACAACGGCGACCTGCTATCGCGGCGCAGCCGGCGGCGGCTGGAGCGGCGCGAGGAGCGCGACCGgccgctgccgccgctgcTGGCGCGCGTGGGCGGCAACATGGAGGTGCTCGGCTTCAACGCGCGCCAGCGCAAGTCCTTCCTCAACGCCATCATGCGCTACGGCATGCCGCCGCAGGACGCCTTCAACTCGCAGTGGCTCGTGCGCGACCTGCGCGGCAAGTCCGAGCGCAACTTCAAGGCGTACGTGTCGCTCTTCATGCGCCATCTGTGCGAGCCCGGCGCCGACAACGCCGACACCTTCGCGGACGGCGTGCCGCGCGAGGGCCTGTCCCGCCAGCACGTGCTCACGCGCATCGGCGTCATGAGCCTCATCCGCAAGAAGGTGCAGGAGTTCGAGCACATCAACGGCTACTACAGCATGCCCGAGCTCGTGCGCAAGCCCGTGGAGCCGGTGAAGGGCGCGGGCGGCAGCGCGGCCGCGTCCCCCGCGCCCTCCTCCGCCACCCCGCTCACGTCCGCCGCGCcctcgcccgcgcccgccgccgccgcgccgcctgcCACTACAGACAAGGAAGAGAAGGAGGAGGCCAAGGACGCCGACAAACCAGACGCGAAGGAGGCCGACAAGAAGGACGAGCCCATGGACACCTCCGAGGTCAAGGAGGAGAAGGAAAAGGAAAAAGAGAAGGAAATCAAGGAGGAAGAAAAGGAACAGGACAAGGAGGCCGAAGCTAAAGACTCTGAGGCGGAAAGACGCATGTCCGTCGACGAGGAACCGCCCAAGGTCAAGGAGGAGAAAGACAAGCCTGAGGAGAAGAAGGTCGAGAAACCCGAGGTCGACTCCACCGAGAACATCAAGGAGGAGGTCAAGGACGAGGCCGAAAAGAAGGAAGACGCGAAGAGCGACAAGGCCGACTCCGAGACGTCAGACAAACCAGACTCCAAGAAAGACATCAAGAAAGATGAAGACGACGACGACGTAGTCCTAGTTAAAGAAGAGGAGGACCTTAAAGTAGAGCGTCGTAAGTTCATGTTCAACATCGCCGACGGAGGGTTCACAGAGCTACACACTCTATGGTTGAATGAAGAGCGCGCGGCGGCGCCTGGTCGCGAGTACGAGATCTGGCACAGAAGGCACGACTACTGGCTGCTGGCTGGCATCGTGACGCACGGCTACGGGCGCTGGCAGGACATTCAGAACGACCTGCGCTTCGCCATCATCAACGAGCCCTTCAAGATGGATGTCGGCAAGGGGAACTTCTTGGAGATTAAGAACAAGTTCTTGGCGCGTCGGTTCAAG CTTCTAGAACAAGCGCTAGTGATCGAAGAGCAGCTGCGTAGAGCCGCCTACCTGAACCTGACTCAGGACCCGAACCACCCGGCGATGTCTCTGAACGCGCGCTTCGCCGAGGTCGAGTGCCTGGCCGAGTCGCACCAGCATCTCAGCAAGGAGTCGCTGGCCGGCAATAAGCCCGCTAATGCTGTGCTGCATAAG GTGCTGAACCAACTGGAGGAGCTGCTGTCGGACATGAAATCCGATGTCTCTCGTCTGCCGGCGACGCTGGCGCGCATCCCGCCCGTTGCGCAGCGCCTGCAGATGTCCGAGCGGTCCATCTTGAGCCGTCTCGCTGCCACCGCCGCCAACCCGCCGCCTAGCG CAGCCCAACTGGCGACGTTCCCGGGCGGGTTCTCAGCGGGCGGCTCGCTGCCCGGGTTCAGCCCGACGGCGGCGCAGGCGGCCAACTTCGCCAACTTCCGGCCGCAGTACTCCGTGCCGGGGCAGCCGCCCGCCACCGCCACCTCCAAT AAATCATAA